A section of the Alligator mississippiensis isolate rAllMis1 chromosome 8, rAllMis1, whole genome shotgun sequence genome encodes:
- the LOC132252114 gene encoding uncharacterized protein LOC132252114 translates to MPSGAWQSPESPTSPDITPGGGWRVQLGADSGVKGKHRRESDPGCRKGNGVFPLREQVVPGPLEDDGEPTYRQTFVHIPFTTSDLYNWRNNTPSLRENPEKVRNLFEMIFKTHNPTWADVQSLLDVLLTPEERRMVVNKSHEYVEKESTAGHLQGNRDDHVPTQEPDWKPDQDMTSIHAYREYILRGLRDAVKKPQNLSNVYEVRQETNETPSAFLERIYTTFEEYTCEDLEDASNAHMLNMIFIGQSTPDIRKNCRRQTEQQDGQMFLTVPPEKGWHLQACLLGLLREESTPDIPQTLLDAVVPWVWASH, encoded by the exons atgccgtcaggtgcttggcaatctccagaatccccgacatctcctgatataaccccgggaggtgggtggagagtacagttaggagcagactccggggttaagggaaaacatcgcagggaatctgatcctggctgtcggaagggaaatggggtatttcccctaagagaacaagtggtacccgggcctctcgaagatgacggtgagccaacctaccgtcaaacctttgtgcacattcctttcactacatcagatttgtataactggcggaacaatacccccagtttgagagagaatcctgaaaaggtacgaaacctgtttgaaatgattttcaaaacccataacccaacctgggcagatgttcagtctcttttagatgtcctgttgacaccagaggaaaggagaatggtagtaaACAAATCCcatgagtacgtggaaaaggaaagtACCGCAGggcacctgcaaggaaatagggacgatcatgtccccacccaggagccagattggaaaccagaccaagatatgacctccatccatgcctatcgagaatatatcctccgaggattgagagatgctgtgaaaaaacctcagaatctcagtaacgtgtatgaggttcgacaggaaacaaatgagaccccgagtgctttcttggaaagaatttacactactttcgaGGAATACACTTGCGAGGACCTGGAGGATGCATCAAACGCTCACATGttaaatatgatcttcataggtcagagtacaccggacattagaaaaaattgcagaagacagacggagcaacag gatgggcaaatgttcctgactgtgcctcctgaaaaggggtggcacctgcaggcttgccttctcggccttctccgagaggaaagtacaccggatattcctcaaaccctgctcgatgctgttgttccatgggtatgggcaagTCACTGA